A stretch of the Malus domestica chromosome 08, GDT2T_hap1 genome encodes the following:
- the LOC103421006 gene encoding uncharacterized protein: MEGSSIIPDSVMESVKKTLGDVEELRPHLLQFLSLADADVLAEMPPLERAHSLLMLSKATTLLFALRLRCTGVNPFNHPVKTEFDRLKLYEEKLEKLVDLSKAPLRPSTTLNHQAATRFIEHSLPDLTPDQRQSMRAISKGDGPTMKYLERNAPKKRKYQSPNKQSVQSAAKEFLEKAAREILGDNEGGLKGPIQISSDEEDVSMS, from the exons ATGGAAGGAAGCTCGATAATACCAGATTCAGTGATGGAATCAGTGAAGAAAACCTTGGGGGACGTGGAAGAACTTCGACCCCACCTCCTCCAGTTCCTCTCCCTCGCCGACGCCGACGTCCTCGCCGAAATGCCGCCGCTCGAGCGCGCCCACTCGCTGCTTATGCTCTCCAAGGCCACCACCCTCCTTTTTGCCT tgaggCTGAGGTGCACTGGAGTAAACCCATTTAACCATCCAGTCAAAACGGAGTTC GATAGATTAAAATTGTATGAGGAGAAGCTTGAGAAGTTGGTGGATTTGAGTAAAG CACCTTTGCGACCATCCACTACTTTAAATCATCAGGCAGCTACCCGTTTCATCGAGCATTCTTTGCCAGACCTCACCCCTG ATCAGAGGCAAAGTATGAGAGCCATTAGCAAAGGAGATGGGCCAACCATGAAGTATCTAGAAAGGAATGCcccaaagaaaaggaaatatcAATCCCCTAATAAACAATCAGTTCAATCTGCTGCCAAGGAATTCCTTGAGAAAGCAGCACGAGAGATTCTTGGTGATAATGAAGGTGGTCTGAAGGGACCTATACAGATCAGTTCAGATGAAGAGGACGTATCCATGAGCTGA